The genomic DNA ACTTGGGTGGCATACTACCTGCCTTGGTGGGATCGAGCAATCCGCAGTGAGGCCGGAAAAGGGTGCGGACTCGTTTCGGTGTTTTACTATCGATTCAGCATGTGAATGGATGAAGGTATTCGCGTGCGGTTCGCATGAATGGCAGCGTAGACGAGTGCAGTTCATCGCTGCCGCCCCTATCGGGGCTTGGGAGATGTGTTTGGCTTTGCGATTCCCACGGCTCGCACCGTGGGCTACTTGCTGTCGTCCCTGCCGGGACTGGTAAGCAGAGACGGTTTGATTTGTGCTGGGTGCCGGTTTGTTTGGTAGGGTTCGGTGATCGGCATAGAGTGCGGAAGTTGTTTCGTTGGTTTGCTCTCAATCGGGCATGTGGGTGGAAGAAGGCATTCGCGGTGTTCGCGTGATTCGTGGGCAGGGCTTCTGAGGTACGTTGCTGCCGGCCCGCCGGGGCTTGGGGGATGTGTTTGGCCTTGCGATTCTCGCGGTTCACTCCGTGGGCTACTTGCTGTCGTCCCTGCCGGGACTGGTGCGCAAAGACGGCTTGGTTTGAGCTGGGTACCTGTTTGTTTGGCGCGATCGATGGAGCGCGTTCGGTTGGCTGGCGAAATCTTGGTTGGCTCGATAAGCTGCGGCGGTGAATTTTTCCTATCCGCCGCCTGTTTCCGGGAACACCGATGTTTCAAACGGTCTGCCGCAATCTCTATTCCTGCTTCCGGACGCTGCTGGCCGTCGATCTGATCTTCAAGCTGGCGGCGTTTACGCTGCTGACGCCTGCGGTCAGTTTGTTGTTTCGGGTGTTCTTGAGTCTTTCCGGGCGGAGCGTTTTGGCCGACGCCGATATCGCTCGATTCCTGTTGCACCCGACGGGTTGGCTGGCGGTGGTGATCGTCGGCGGCGGGGTGTTGGCAGTGTTGGCGATCGAGCAGGCTGTGTTGATGACGGTTTGCCTGGGGGCGGACCAGTCGCTGAAGATTCGACCGAGCCGAGTTGCGATCTTTGTGGCAGAGCGGACGCGGCAGGTGCTGTGGCTGACGACTCGCGTCGTCGCTCGCGTGGCGCTGACCGCGTTGCCATTCCTGGCGGTCGGCGGCGGGCTGTTCCTGTTCCTGCTGACCGATCACGACATCAACTTCTATTTGACCGCCAAGCCGCCGAAGTTTTGGCTGGCCGTTGGTTTGATCGGAGCTGTGTTGGTCGCGATGGCGGTGGCGCTGTTGTACCGCGTCAGCGGATGGGCCTTTGCATTGCCGCTGCTGTTGTACCGTGGACTTTCGCCAACCGAAGCGTTGGCCGAAAGCAAGCGTTTGGCTAGCCCGCATCGCTGGCGGATCGTCGGTTCGCTGGCCGTCTGGGCGATCAGTAATCTTGCCCTTGGATTTTGCCTCTCGCTGCTGACGACATCGCTGGGTGAAATTGTGTTGCCATCGGCAACCCGAACCATCTGGACCTTGATCGCAGCGGTCGGGATGTTGTTGGCCATTTTCGGCATCGCAAATTTCATCGCCAGCCTGATCGCCAACGCGTCGTGCGCGTCGCTGTTGGGGATGCTGTACTTGCAGCATGTCGATGAGCCCGGCCAGCGGTTGGTAGAGATGCCGACGTGGGGCCAGTGGAATGGCATCCGATTGACCGGCGGGCGGATCGCTTCGGCGGTTGTGATCGGCGGATTGGTCGCTGCCGTGTTGGGCGTGTTGACGCTCGAATCGATCTCGATCGAGGATCGAGTTCAGATCACTGCGCATCGCGGCGGTGCAACGCATTCGCCCGAAAATACGATGGCTGCGTTTCGCCGAGCGATCGAAGATGGCGCCGATTGGGTCGAGATCGATGTGCAGGAATCGAGCGACGGGGTTGTCGTCGTGGCGCATGATTCGGATCTGAAAAAGGTGGCGGGCAATCCAGTCAAGATTTGGAATGCGACAGCGGAAGAGCTTCGCAGCATCGACATCGGCGGCTACTTCTCCGCCGACTACACGTCCGAGCGGATGCCGACGCTGGAGGAGGTGCTGGCGTTGTGCAAGGACCAGGTTGGCGTGAACATCGAACTGAAGTATTACGGCCACACCGATCGACTGGAGCAGCGGGTCGTCGATTTGGTTGAGCGGTTTGAGATGGAAGATCAGATCGTGATCATGTCGCTGGATGCCAAAGGAATCGCCAAACTGAAGAAGCTGCGTCCCGATTGGATTTGCGGACTGTTGACCGCGGTGGCTGTCAGCGATCTGACTCGCGCCAACGTCGACTTCTTAGCCGTCAACACGTCGCTGGCGACGCAGTCGTTCATCAACGCGGCTCATCGCGTGGGGAAGACGGTTTCGGTGTGGACGGTTAACGACGCCAGGACGATGTCGGCGATGATCAGCCGCGGCGTCGATAACCTGATCACCGACGATCCCGCTCTGGCTCGGAAAGTACTCGCCGAGCGGGAGACGATGAATCCGGTCGAACGCCTGATGTTAGAGCTGGCGTTTCAGTTGGGTTTGCCGATGCCAGCGGGTGCACCGCAGTGAGCCGTTTTTCGGGCCGAGCAGCGATACGATGTATCGCCTGGTGATAGATTTCCCAGCCGTGAAACGGCGGTAGTTTAGCTGCGGGCGTGAGCCCGCAGATTTCAGTGTGCATCGATACGTTCAGCCGCGAAGCGGCGATAGCAATCGAATGCTGCCGCCGCTTCGCGGCTGATGCGCGCTCTTGAACGCTCTCGATCCGTGGGCTGATGCCCACGGCTAGATGCTGCCGCCGGCTTCGCGGCTAATGCACGCGATGGAACGCTCCAACGTGGGCATTGGCCAGCGTTGAAGCGTTGCGTCGTTTCGCGCGATTGCGGTGTTGGAGCTTATTACTCTTTCACCTTAAAATCACCGGCGACCGAGATGATCAAACGCTCGGGGTCGATGTACTTCTTCAAGGCGGCGTTGACCTGGTCCTTGGTGACCGCAGCGATCTTCTTCTCCTGCTGGTCGGTGAAGGCCATCGTCCGATCGGTGAACATATTTAAGACCAGTTGCGACGCGATGTAGCTGTCGTCGCTGCGACGGACCGATTCGCGTTGCAGATACCCTTCTTTGGCTTTCGCCAATTCTTCGTCGGTGATTCCGTCGGCAAGGATCTTGTCGATCTCTTCGCGGATCACCGTCATCAACTTGTCCTTGTTGTTGGGGTTCGTGATCGCAAAGATCGTGAACTCGCCGCGGTCATCTTTGGTGCTCACGCTGAAGCCCGATCGGATGCCGTAACTGAGCCCTTCCTGTTGCCGCACGCGATCGCCCAAGCGGCTCGACAACGCACCGGCACCGAGGACGTAGTTGCCCATCACCATCGCAGTGTAATCGGGATCGGTGTCGCTCATCACATACTGCTGACCCGCGTAATAGACCGCGTTGGCCTTGTCGGGCGTGTTGATCGTTTTGACTTCGCCCGGCAGATCGGGGTGGGCTGGTCGGTCGATGCGGACATACGGATGATCCGACTTCCAGCCTTCCAGAGCTGGCTTCAGTTTCGATTTGATCAGCTCGGGATCAAAGTCGCCAACAACCGCCAGTTCGGTCGATTGGCTGCTGACGAAATCGTTGTACAGTTCGCGAACCTCGTCGATCTTCAGATCCTTGTACATCGCGATCTCT from Rosistilla carotiformis includes the following:
- a CDS encoding glycerophosphodiester phosphodiesterase, whose amino-acid sequence is MFQTVCRNLYSCFRTLLAVDLIFKLAAFTLLTPAVSLLFRVFLSLSGRSVLADADIARFLLHPTGWLAVVIVGGGVLAVLAIEQAVLMTVCLGADQSLKIRPSRVAIFVAERTRQVLWLTTRVVARVALTALPFLAVGGGLFLFLLTDHDINFYLTAKPPKFWLAVGLIGAVLVAMAVALLYRVSGWAFALPLLLYRGLSPTEALAESKRLASPHRWRIVGSLAVWAISNLALGFCLSLLTTSLGEIVLPSATRTIWTLIAAVGMLLAIFGIANFIASLIANASCASLLGMLYLQHVDEPGQRLVEMPTWGQWNGIRLTGGRIASAVVIGGLVAAVLGVLTLESISIEDRVQITAHRGGATHSPENTMAAFRRAIEDGADWVEIDVQESSDGVVVVAHDSDLKKVAGNPVKIWNATAEELRSIDIGGYFSADYTSERMPTLEEVLALCKDQVGVNIELKYYGHTDRLEQRVVDLVERFEMEDQIVIMSLDAKGIAKLKKLRPDWICGLLTAVAVSDLTRANVDFLAVNTSLATQSFINAAHRVGKTVSVWTVNDARTMSAMISRGVDNLITDDPALARKVLAERETMNPVERLMLELAFQLGLPMPAGAPQ